A DNA window from Calliphora vicina chromosome 1, idCalVici1.1, whole genome shotgun sequence contains the following coding sequences:
- the LOC135957623 gene encoding leucine-rich melanocyte differentiation-associated protein translates to MNNLYENCYDATKRQLNLSHRNLRSLDSAIITSYAHCTEYLDLSHNRIHSLSWLYEFPHLKCLIMDDNRLREAHFEKLIRPLTNLHTLMLNKNELSDLKMTAGILRRIFPNVEYLSLHGNAMCPDNLLLQPFCEFVPYEYNHYRTVLLKSLPNLKFLDHFSLDALHFNCQTATTQINQQHQHRHQPRQNQQQQLLTSTSKDLWSKVKSFLTVNSSQTTTEFPTTPNNNCVLHCASSSHDSSYCGTHSEGNRYITNSDL, encoded by the exons CTAAACTTATCGCATCGTAATTTGAGATCTCTTGACTCTGCCATCATTACGTCATATGCACACTGTACCGAATATTTAGATTTGAGCCACAATCGTATTCATAGTCTTAGTTGGCTTTACGAATTTCCCCATTTAAAATGTCTAATCATGGATGACAATCGTTTGAGAGAGGCGCATTTTGAGAAATTAATACGGCCATTGACCAATTTACACACTTTGATGTTGAACAAAAATGAG TTGAGTGATTTGAAGATGACTGCAGGCATATTGCGGCGTATTTTTCCAAATGTAGAATATTTAAGTTTGCATGGCAATGCCATGTGTCCAGATAATTTATTACTGCAGCCATTCTGTGAATTTGTGCCGTATGAATATAATCATTATAG AACTGTTCTGCTAAAATCActgccaaatttaaaatttcttgatcatTTCTCACTGGATGCGTTACATTTTAATTGTCAAACTGCAACAACACAAATtaatcaacaacatcagcatCGACACCAGCCGCgacaaaaccaacaacaacaacttctgACATCAACTTCCAAAGATTTGTGGTCCAAAGTTAAAAGTTTTCTAACAGTCAATTCAAGCCAAACGACAACAGAATTTCCAACTACTCCAAACAACAATTGTGTTCTGCATTGTg CTTCCTCCTCCCATGACTCATCATATTGTGGTACACATTCGGAGGGTAATCGTTATATAACAAATTCTGATTTATAA